A DNA window from Candidatus Methylacidiphilales bacterium contains the following coding sequences:
- a CDS encoding GDP-mannose 4,6-dehydratase, giving the protein MLKRALIAGISGQDGSYLARLLLEKGYEVHGISRNHRTQAFANARRLGILSRLHLHTLTLDDTSRCAGFLKEVRPDEVYHLSGQTSVGHSFSDPVEAHQSIAVATLHLLEALRRAGGACRFYNAGSSEVFGNTEVPAREDTPFHPRSPYAIAKVAAHHAVAHYREAYGLFCCTGILFNHESPLRPLHFVTRKIVSAAAAIREGRMEHVELGRTSMRRDWGWAPEYVEAMWLMLQQDEPRDFIIATGQHHSLQCFVEKVFACHQLDWAKHVVFNQALVRPTDIDINFGDATLAREKLGWSPTVMLDDLIQRLHLDRHDGTTVLG; this is encoded by the coding sequence ATGCTGAAACGTGCCCTCATCGCCGGAATATCAGGCCAGGATGGTTCTTATCTGGCCCGCCTGCTCTTGGAGAAGGGATATGAAGTCCACGGCATTTCGCGCAACCACCGCACGCAGGCCTTTGCCAATGCCAGGAGGCTGGGGATTTTATCCAGGCTCCACCTCCACACTCTGACGCTGGACGATACGTCCCGCTGTGCCGGCTTCTTGAAGGAAGTGCGGCCCGATGAAGTCTATCATCTCTCAGGCCAAACGTCGGTGGGTCATTCTTTCAGCGACCCGGTGGAAGCCCACCAGAGCATTGCCGTCGCCACCCTCCATCTTCTGGAAGCGTTGAGGCGGGCGGGGGGAGCGTGCCGCTTTTACAATGCCGGATCGAGTGAGGTCTTTGGCAACACGGAGGTGCCGGCCCGTGAAGATACGCCGTTCCACCCCCGCAGTCCTTATGCCATCGCCAAGGTGGCCGCACACCACGCGGTGGCGCATTACCGGGAAGCCTACGGGCTCTTCTGCTGCACCGGCATCCTCTTCAACCACGAATCACCCCTCCGGCCCCTCCATTTTGTCACCCGGAAGATCGTGTCGGCCGCCGCGGCCATCCGCGAGGGACGGATGGAACACGTGGAGTTGGGGCGGACCAGCATGCGACGGGACTGGGGATGGGCCCCGGAGTATGTGGAAGCCATGTGGCTCATGCTCCAGCAAGACGAGCCCAGGGATTTCATCATCGCCACCGGTCAGCACCATTCGCTCCAGTGCTTCGTGGAAAAAGTGTTCGCCTGCCACCAGCTCGATTGGGCGAAACATGTGGTCTTCAACCAAGCCCTGGTCCGGCCCACGGACATCGACATCAATTTTGGCGACGCCACGCTCGCCCGTGAAAAATTGGGTTGGTCGCCCACGGTCATGTTGGACGACTTGATCCAACGACTGCACCTGGACCGGCATGACGGCACCACCGTCCTCGGCTGA